A window of the Procambarus clarkii isolate CNS0578487 chromosome 19, FALCON_Pclarkii_2.0, whole genome shotgun sequence genome harbors these coding sequences:
- the LOC138366537 gene encoding uncharacterized protein, with amino-acid sequence MFRPQAFRNDPASEVGNLSCAKRTELQTLAHEYHLDVPHVANKNDLHNLILDYLLDEGTIDSEAHENYSIADKHARAAMKLKLELAKIEREQLQEQATYEKEALQRQEREAPLKKEEAALRKEEQEREAALAKEALQRKEREAALQRELEREQLEARKVHL; translated from the coding sequence ATGTTTCGTCCCCAAGCATTTCGTAACGacccagcaagtgaagtagggaacttaagttgtgccaagaggaccgaattacaaactcttgcacatgaatatcacttagatgttccccatgtagccaacaaaaatgacttgcataatCTTATCTTGGATTACCTCTTAGACGAAGGAACTATAGACTCTGAagctcacgaaaactattctattgcagataaacatgctcgGGCAGCTATGAAATTGAAGCTCGAACTAGCGAAAATCGAGCGGGAACAACTGCAAGAACAAGCTACATATGAGAAGGAAGCTCTACAACGACAAGAACGCGAGGCTCCTCTGAAGAAAGAGGAGGCTGCCCTAAggaaggaagaacaggaacgcgaggcggCCCTAGCGAAAGAAGCTCTGCAACGaaaggaacgtgaggctgccctacAGCGTGAGCTGGAAAGagaacagcttgaagcaagaaaagTTCACCTGTAG